From a single Syntrophorhabdus sp. genomic region:
- a CDS encoding glycosyltransferase: protein MADSVIKREDIHARLTEIGKADILVGIPSYNNARSIGHVVRAVQAGLAKYFPERKTVLVNSDGGSTDGTMDVVHDTAIDDFRSILLSHRVESFSKIAIPYHGIPGKGSAFRTIFEIAHALDVKACAVVDSDLRSITPEWIELLVKPVMDDGYDYVAPLYHRHKYDGTITNSIVYPLTRALYGKNVRQPIGGDFGFSGKLAGFYLSKDVWETDVARYGIDIWMTTTAIANDFRVCQAFLGAKIHDAKDPGADLSAMLYQVVGATFDLMEEYPGTWKGVTGTQSVPVFGFTYEVGLEPVSVNIQRMIDKFTLGARELVPLWENILSRETLGFLRRLADGTGDDFHMPDTVWVDIIYSFALAAHRNVLNKEHLLKSLTPLYIGRTASFVIEGRESSGPEVEEKIENLCGVYEKLKPSFADRWK from the coding sequence ATGGCTGACAGCGTGATCAAAAGAGAGGACATCCACGCGCGGTTGACCGAGATCGGCAAAGCCGACATCCTCGTCGGAATCCCGAGCTACAACAACGCCCGGTCCATCGGTCACGTGGTCCGGGCCGTGCAGGCCGGCCTTGCCAAGTACTTTCCCGAAAGAAAAACGGTCCTCGTGAATTCCGACGGGGGATCGACGGACGGCACGATGGACGTCGTTCACGACACTGCCATCGATGATTTCCGATCGATCCTGCTCTCCCACCGCGTGGAATCCTTCTCCAAGATAGCCATTCCTTACCACGGGATCCCCGGCAAGGGAAGCGCCTTCAGGACCATCTTCGAGATCGCCCACGCTCTCGACGTGAAGGCCTGTGCCGTGGTGGACTCCGATCTGCGCAGCATCACCCCCGAGTGGATAGAACTCCTTGTCAAGCCCGTCATGGACGACGGTTACGACTACGTCGCCCCCCTTTATCATCGCCACAAGTATGACGGGACGATCACGAACAGCATCGTCTATCCCCTGACACGGGCCCTGTACGGAAAGAACGTGCGCCAGCCCATAGGGGGTGATTTCGGATTCTCGGGGAAACTGGCAGGATTCTACCTGTCCAAGGACGTCTGGGAAACCGATGTTGCGCGCTACGGCATAGACATCTGGATGACGACAACGGCCATAGCAAATGACTTCCGCGTCTGTCAGGCCTTCCTGGGTGCAAAGATCCACGATGCCAAGGACCCGGGGGCGGACCTTTCCGCCATGCTCTACCAGGTCGTGGGGGCAACCTTCGACCTCATGGAGGAATACCCGGGAACATGGAAAGGAGTGACAGGGACACAGTCCGTGCCCGTTTTCGGGTTCACCTACGAGGTCGGCCTTGAACCCGTGAGCGTCAACATCCAGAGGATGATCGATAAGTTCACGCTGGGTGCCAGAGAACTTGTTCCCCTGTGGGAGAACATCCTGTCCCGGGAGACCCTCGGCTTCCTCAGGAGACTGGCCGATGGAACCGGGGACGACTTTCACATGCCCGACACCGTGTGGGTGGACATCATATACAGCTTCGCCCTGGCCGCGCATCGCAACGTGCTCAACAAGGAACACCTTCTCAAGTCGCTGACCCCGCTGTACATAGGACGCACTGCGTCATTCGTGATCGAGGGCCGGGAAAGCAGCGGACCCGAGGTGGAAGAGAAGATAGAGAACCTCTGCGGGGTGTACGAGAAGCTCAAACCGTCCTTCGCGGACCGCTGGAAGTAA
- a CDS encoding nitroreductase family protein, whose protein sequence is MDLLELVTKNRSHRRFQESESISMEQLEGLVELARLSPSAANLQPLKFVLSNDPARNGSIFSCLIWEDYVKNSRGPAEGRRPAAYIIILGDTTITKDFSCNHGIAAQSMLLGAAEMGLGGYMFAGVDKARLASLLGISREYEILLVIALGVPRERVVITEAKDGNIAYWRDINKVHHVPKRPLEEIILDL, encoded by the coding sequence ATGGATCTCCTTGAACTGGTAACGAAGAACAGGAGCCATCGGCGCTTTCAGGAGAGCGAATCCATAAGCATGGAACAGCTGGAAGGTCTCGTGGAGCTTGCCCGTCTTTCACCGTCGGCCGCGAATCTCCAGCCCCTTAAGTTCGTCCTTTCCAACGACCCCGCCCGCAATGGATCCATTTTCTCCTGTCTCATCTGGGAGGATTACGTCAAGAACTCCCGCGGGCCTGCCGAAGGCCGGCGGCCGGCGGCATACATCATCATTCTCGGCGACACCACCATCACGAAGGACTTCTCGTGCAACCACGGGATCGCCGCGCAGAGCATGCTCCTCGGCGCCGCGGAGATGGGTCTGGGCGGCTATATGTTCGCCGGGGTGGATAAGGCCAGACTGGCATCTCTTCTCGGGATATCCAGGGAATATGAGATACTGCTCGTCATCGCCCTGGGTGTGCCCAGAGAACGTGTTGTCATCACGGAGGCGAAAGACGGGAACATTGCTTACTGGCGCGATATCAACAAGGTTCACCACGTCCCGAAACGCCCCCTGGAGGAGATCATACTGGATCTGTGA
- a CDS encoding nitroreductase family protein has product MTVLELVTKSRSYRRFHEDRPIGLQQLKRLVELARLSPSARNMQPLKFILSHDARKNAAIFSCLAWAGYLKDWPGPEEGERPSAYIIILGDTSLTKDFGSDHGIAAQSILLGATEMGLGGCMLGNIKRDRLRALLNIPGQYEILLVIALGATREQVVIDVVKDGDVKYWRDADKVHHVPKRPRRELILKI; this is encoded by the coding sequence ATGACTGTGCTGGAACTTGTTACAAAGAGCAGAAGCTATCGGCGGTTCCACGAGGATAGGCCGATCGGTCTGCAGCAGCTTAAGAGGCTTGTCGAGCTTGCCCGCCTTTCACCCTCGGCGAGGAACATGCAGCCTCTAAAGTTCATCCTGTCCCATGACGCCCGGAAGAACGCCGCCATATTCTCGTGCCTTGCCTGGGCAGGCTATCTCAAGGACTGGCCAGGCCCCGAAGAAGGCGAAAGACCCTCCGCCTACATCATCATCCTTGGGGACACGTCCCTCACGAAGGACTTCGGCAGCGACCACGGTATCGCCGCGCAGAGCATACTGCTCGGGGCGACCGAGATGGGGCTCGGCGGCTGCATGCTCGGCAATATCAAAAGGGACCGCCTGAGGGCCCTTCTCAATATACCCGGGCAGTACGAGATCCTCCTCGTCATCGCTCTCGGAGCGACCAGAGAACAGGTCGTCATCGACGTGGTGAAAGACGGGGACGTAAAGTACTGGCGGGACGCCGACAAGGTCCACCACGTCCCCAAGCGCCCCCGAAGGGAACTGATACTCAAGATATAA
- a CDS encoding PAS domain S-box protein: MKKRSPAQPDTSQPCRTRQGSAADARAGRTNGLSAGRELAHMMGQWDGFLKATLQPILVLDTQFTIVAANKRSQEIAGVAEDELIGRKCYEVMHGTDEPARGCPMHSLLTRGSLETVEMEIETIHGTFLVSCAPIVDASGVPIGVVHVATDITEKKMAEEELKEREVKYRYLFENSPAGMFRSSLADGRIVDANLTLSQMFGIDNNGDLHAADFYADPRDRRRILKAIKRDKRVDRHEVLMARRDGSVFWALISARLDSREHYIEGVVTDITAQKEAQEALRESEERYRVAIENCNDCVAIFRDGVYVYANQQYVEAVGVRDAREILGTGIGRFIHPDDYDRIDRYRQGRKAGKDIPTRYELRIIDVKGKVMFFEAAVSVITLKGEPATLVFMRDITKRVEVQKKLEEQVELLQTFIDTMPNPIFIKDPEGRFIQCNRAFEEYYGVSCQTIRGKTVFDIEPAREAKVHASKDRELMKKGGVLEYDGVVIDPSGRVHYVIIRKAAFHRPDGTPGGIVGVVIDITELKRAGEMLKESEAKYRGVAEESLAGFYIIQDGLFRYVNRRFCEITGYGYDEIVDRMEPLDLVHGEDRGVVEENLRKRFSGETGSIQYRFRMTRKSGLVARVEVLGSSFDYRGRPAAIGTLLDITKETILEEQLQQAQKMEAIGQLAGGMAHDFNNILTTIMGYCGLLQTELDEDDPHQLYVEEISMASEKGAQLTGGLLAFGRKQVMEMKPQKLDELVRGVQRLLERLLPEDMRLEIRLPREECTILADATQIYQLLMNLTTNSRDAMPDGGTLLISADVLSIDEDFIAAKGFGEVGDYAVLSVVDTGCGIDPRVQEKMFEPFFTTKEPGKGTGLGLSIVYGIVKQHSGFIDVCSASGAGTTFTVYIPVAKGKRVRKRAGVQGMRGGSGETILIAEDNRSVRELTREVLRKAGYRMIEAVDGQEAIERFTEFSHVIDLSILDVVMPKRNGKQVYDEIIMVRPDAKVLFVSGYAADVITDKGIQDESLEYLPKPVSPTLLLKKVRELLDRK, from the coding sequence ATGAAAAAGAGGTCGCCTGCGCAGCCTGACACTTCGCAACCATGCCGCACGAGGCAGGGGTCTGCTGCCGATGCCCGCGCCGGCAGAACGAACGGACTCTCCGCCGGAAGGGAGCTCGCGCACATGATGGGGCAATGGGACGGCTTTCTCAAGGCCACGCTCCAGCCCATCCTGGTCCTTGACACCCAATTCACCATCGTCGCAGCCAACAAGAGATCGCAGGAAATAGCGGGAGTCGCTGAGGATGAGCTCATCGGAAGGAAATGCTACGAGGTCATGCACGGTACGGACGAACCCGCCCGGGGCTGTCCCATGCATTCCCTTCTCACCCGGGGAAGCCTCGAGACCGTGGAGATGGAGATCGAGACGATACACGGAACGTTTCTTGTCTCCTGCGCACCCATCGTGGACGCGTCGGGTGTGCCCATAGGGGTGGTCCACGTGGCGACGGATATCACCGAGAAGAAGATGGCCGAAGAAGAGCTGAAGGAAAGGGAGGTGAAGTACCGTTACCTCTTCGAGAACTCTCCCGCGGGCATGTTCAGAAGCTCCCTCGCCGACGGGAGGATCGTCGATGCCAACCTCACCCTGTCGCAGATGTTCGGGATCGACAACAACGGTGACCTGCATGCGGCGGATTTTTACGCTGACCCCCGTGACCGCCGGCGGATCCTGAAGGCGATCAAGCGCGACAAGAGGGTCGACCGCCATGAGGTCCTGATGGCGAGGCGTGATGGAAGCGTGTTCTGGGCTCTCATTTCGGCCCGTCTCGACAGCAGGGAGCACTACATCGAAGGTGTCGTAACGGACATCACCGCGCAGAAGGAGGCGCAGGAGGCCCTGCGCGAAAGCGAGGAACGATATCGGGTCGCCATCGAGAACTGCAATGACTGTGTGGCCATATTCAGGGACGGTGTCTATGTCTATGCCAATCAGCAGTACGTCGAGGCGGTGGGGGTTCGTGACGCGAGGGAGATCCTGGGAACCGGCATCGGGCGGTTCATTCATCCCGACGATTATGATCGCATCGACCGCTATCGCCAGGGCCGCAAGGCGGGCAAGGACATTCCCACGCGATACGAGCTCCGGATAATCGATGTGAAGGGGAAGGTCATGTTCTTCGAGGCGGCCGTTTCGGTGATAACCCTGAAGGGCGAGCCTGCCACGCTCGTTTTCATGCGGGATATAACGAAACGGGTTGAGGTCCAGAAGAAGCTGGAGGAACAGGTGGAACTCCTCCAGACCTTTATTGATACCATGCCGAATCCCATATTCATCAAAGACCCTGAAGGAAGGTTCATCCAGTGCAACAGGGCCTTCGAGGAATATTACGGCGTTTCGTGCCAGACGATACGGGGGAAGACCGTCTTCGACATCGAACCCGCCCGGGAGGCGAAGGTCCATGCAAGCAAGGACAGGGAACTGATGAAAAAAGGGGGGGTACTCGAGTACGACGGGGTGGTCATCGACCCTTCGGGCCGTGTCCACTACGTCATAATCAGGAAGGCCGCCTTCCACAGGCCGGACGGTACCCCCGGCGGTATTGTCGGCGTCGTTATCGACATAACGGAGCTCAAAAGGGCAGGCGAGATGCTTAAGGAATCGGAGGCAAAGTACCGGGGTGTTGCCGAGGAGTCCCTGGCCGGCTTCTACATCATCCAGGATGGTCTCTTCCGGTATGTGAACCGGAGGTTCTGTGAGATAACCGGCTATGGCTACGATGAGATAGTGGACAGGATGGAGCCTCTCGATCTTGTCCACGGAGAAGACCGCGGCGTTGTGGAAGAGAACCTGAGGAAGCGCTTCAGTGGCGAGACTGGGAGTATCCAGTACAGGTTTCGGATGACGCGCAAGAGTGGCCTCGTCGCCAGGGTGGAGGTGCTGGGGAGCTCATTCGACTACAGGGGCAGACCGGCCGCCATCGGGACCCTCCTCGACATCACGAAGGAAACCATACTCGAGGAACAGCTTCAGCAGGCCCAGAAAATGGAGGCCATCGGACAGTTGGCCGGGGGCATGGCCCACGACTTCAACAATATCCTCACCACCATCATGGGCTATTGCGGTCTCCTTCAAACGGAACTCGACGAGGATGACCCCCATCAGCTCTATGTCGAGGAGATCAGCATGGCGTCCGAGAAAGGCGCGCAGCTCACCGGCGGCCTTCTTGCCTTTGGAAGAAAACAGGTCATGGAGATGAAGCCCCAGAAGCTGGACGAACTTGTCAGAGGGGTGCAAAGACTCCTGGAAAGGCTTCTTCCAGAGGACATGAGACTCGAGATCCGGCTTCCCCGCGAGGAATGTACCATCCTCGCCGACGCGACGCAGATCTATCAGCTCCTCATGAACCTGACCACGAACTCCCGGGACGCCATGCCCGACGGCGGGACCCTGTTGATCTCAGCCGATGTTCTGTCGATCGACGAGGATTTCATTGCCGCGAAGGGTTTCGGAGAAGTGGGCGATTATGCTGTCCTGTCCGTCGTCGATACCGGATGCGGCATTGACCCCCGTGTGCAGGAGAAGATGTTCGAACCTTTCTTTACCACGAAGGAGCCGGGCAAAGGCACCGGACTCGGCCTTTCCATCGTTTACGGCATAGTCAAACAGCACAGCGGTTTCATTGATGTCTGCAGTGCCTCCGGGGCGGGAACGACCTTCACGGTCTACATCCCCGTCGCGAAAGGGAAAAGGGTACGCAAACGTGCAGGTGTTCAGGGCATGCGGGGCGGCAGCGGCGAGACCATCCTCATCGCCGAGGACAACCGGAGCGTCCGGGAGCTTACCCGGGAGGTTCTGCGAAAGGCTGGTTATCGCATGATAGAAGCGGTCGACGGACAGGAGGCCATCGAGCGCTTTACCGAGTTCTCTCACGTGATAGACCTCTCGATCCTTGACGTTGTCATGCCGAAAAGGAATGGCAAGCAGGTCTACGACGAGATCATCATGGTCCGGCCGGATGCAAAGGTGCTCTTTGTCAGCGGGTATGCCGCCGATGTCATCACGGACAAGGGGATACAGGACGAATCCCTGGAATACCTCCCCAAGCCGGTATCCCCGACGCTGCTCCTCAAAAAGGTGAGGGAACTCCTGGACAGGAAATAG